Sequence from the Oncorhynchus masou masou isolate Uvic2021 unplaced genomic scaffold, UVic_Omas_1.1 unplaced_scaffold_714, whole genome shotgun sequence genome:
TTCAGAACAAGTAAGATTATATTTAATTTATtattaaacatgttcaatggCACTCAGCACACAAAAAAAGCAGCATTTAATTCCAGAGACAACATGAGATTTTGATAGCAATTTCCTTACAGAAAATGAATACTGAAAAATATAAACATGAATAAATGTAAAGTAATTTAAATATGAAGGATATACATTGTTTAAAATGCTAAACTCTACGAACATATCTACGTTCCAAAACGGGATCTCTGCTGTCCGAGAGTTTTCATGTTACATTCATCTCTCCTTGTTGTTTCCCCTTAGGATTCTAGTAACGTGGAATCAAATGAAGCATCTAGTTTCTCTACCTGGACTGAGGAAGTCATCTCAGTAACAGACAGCCACTCTTCAGACAGTAGCTCCTGCACTAAAGAAGACTCTGAGGCACGGAAACCAGCAAAGAGAACATGCCATTCTAGTGGTGTGGTGAACGAACCATCTGATTTGTCCAACTTATGTGATGAAAACAACCCGGGGACTGAGATCAGCCCTTCAGACGGCAACAAAGACATGGACATCCGAACACCCTCTGGGGCTCCTAGTCCAGCTAAGAGGATGTGTCTGAGGGTGCAGAGGGCTTCACCAGAGGTTGTGTGCAGCAGGGTGACCACCCCATCAGCAGCTCCAAGCTCCACACATGTCATACCAATGTCTGTAACCCACAGTGGAAGGTCTAAGAAACAGTGTTGTCGGTACTGTGGAAAGGCTTATGTTAAAATCGCGAGACACCTGCGGATTGTGCATCGGGATGCAGCCAAGGCCTTCAGCTTCGGAAAGAAGTCCGGGGAGAGAAAAGTGTTACGTCTTCTGAGTGAAAAGGGAAGCGTTGTGCGTGATGCTGCCGTAGCAAGACGTGGGAGTGGAGAGATGGCCTCCTGTTCCCGTCCCAAAGTGCCAGGATCCACTCCATGTTACACCCACTGCTTGCACAGTCAAGGTCTGTACATCCGAAAGTCACTACGGAAGCATGTCAGATACTGCCCTCTGAACCCCAAAGCTGAAGAACCAAAACCTGGACCAAAGAGGAGGATTCAGTCAGCAATGGCGTTTATGATGCGTCCTCAACCCGACTACGTCAGCACAGGTCTTTGGAAGGTCGTTTGTGGTATGAACTCCGGCCAAGTTTCATTTGTGGTTAGAAATGACAAATGTATCCTCCTCATGGGAGAGGAGCTGTACA
This genomic interval carries:
- the LOC135537159 gene encoding uncharacterized protein LOC135537159, which translates into the protein MFDGMERPIPPPFSPDSQQPSLPVSKEEVPPEQQERSPRLGLEDPEPTKQEELWMNQEEQQLESDSRVSEPTSDSQLLSAVNPDCSAALVNPDCSAALSENGKNPVHQSPSTSSEQDSSNVESNEASSFSTWTEEVISVTDSHSSDSSSCTKEDSEARKPAKRTCHSSGVVNEPSDLSNLCDENNPGTEISPSDGNKDMDIRTPSGAPSPAKRMCLRVQRASPEVVCSRVTTPSAAPSSTHVIPMSVTHSGRSKKQCCRYCGKAYVKIARHLRIVHRDAAKAFSFGKKSGERKVLRLLSEKGSVVRDAAVARRGSGEMASCSRPKVPGSTPCYTHCLHSQGLYIRKSLRKHVRYCPLNPKAEEPKPGPKRRIQSAMAFMMRPQPDYVSTGLWKVVCGMNSGQVSFVVRNDKCILLMGEELYNKLQPDNRRNKYIQQRMREVARLLITARTCTPLMCFEDLVIPSNLPHVITAVRAVAGYNEENKTYDRPTLAVQMGYNLMNIGSAVESCALRSGRREVAESAGKFKRFKWNEVVLAGALTTLSEPQNKCPQPTTVTQAPGQPTCCTGAEPTTGAEHTHPADPTHTHPADRDAHAPSQPKETL